Proteins encoded by one window of Nitrospirota bacterium:
- a CDS encoding HAMP domain-containing sensor histidine kinase, whose translation MDGMNDAELLAELAKRFRDTSKALHDMRVMNEKIEKLNIKLAESEKLKSNFLSNIRNEINNPLTAILNMAGQLAMPQKDEQSRQLMARMIHDEAFDLDFQLRNIFMAAEIEAGETTVVRAQVDIASLVSRVIASVQQKAREKGVALDFTCSGDQQGEASLLFPTDPEKLRLVVANLLANAIEHSPAGRRVRIEVGRSGGSLRLSVADEGMGIPEGDRERLFERFHQLDQGTTKRHRGHGLGLSITKAIVELLGGKVMVSQPESGGSLFLVVVPEAPGSGSDVFSGDGNEFLFESGNAF comes from the coding sequence CAGCAAGGCGCTCCACGACATGAGGGTGATGAATGAGAAGATCGAGAAGCTCAACATCAAGCTCGCGGAATCGGAGAAGCTGAAGAGCAACTTCCTCTCGAACATCAGGAACGAGATCAATAATCCCCTGACCGCGATCCTGAACATGGCCGGACAGCTCGCCATGCCGCAGAAGGACGAGCAGTCCAGGCAGCTCATGGCCCGGATGATCCACGATGAGGCCTTCGACCTCGACTTTCAGCTCCGGAACATCTTCATGGCGGCCGAAATCGAGGCCGGGGAGACAACGGTAGTGCGGGCGCAGGTCGATATCGCGTCGCTCGTGAGCCGCGTGATCGCGTCCGTTCAGCAGAAAGCACGGGAAAAGGGTGTGGCCTTGGATTTTACCTGCTCCGGTGATCAGCAGGGTGAGGCGAGCCTGCTGTTCCCGACGGACCCCGAAAAGCTCCGCCTCGTGGTCGCGAACCTCCTGGCGAACGCGATCGAGCACAGCCCGGCGGGCAGGCGAGTCAGGATCGAGGTCGGGCGGTCGGGCGGTTCCCTTCGCCTGTCCGTTGCCGATGAAGGCATGGGGATCCCGGAGGGGGACCGGGAGCGGCTGTTCGAGCGGTTCCATCAACTCGACCAAGGCACGACGAAAAGGCACCGGGGCCACGGCCTGGGACTGAGCATCACGAAGGCCATCGTTGAACTGCTCGGTGGCAAGGTGATGGTGTCTCAGCCCGAGTCCGGGGGCAGCCTTTTCCTGGTGGTCGTCCCCGAGGCCCCCGGCAGCGGGAGCGATGTCTTCTCGGGCGATGGCAACGAGTTCCTCTTCGAGAGCGGAAACGCGTTCTGA
- a CDS encoding chemotaxis protein CheD has translation MTGTNNSHYLLPGNLFAHPEEHSVLTVLGSCVSVCLWDPRKGIGGINHFMLPFWNGEGLASPRFGNIAIVRLIDKMLALGADRRNLQAKVFGGGDMLKATSACMNIGQRNIVLAQDMLRDERLPVVGSDTGGKHGRKLLFNTRSGVVLVKPLARQIDDLNI, from the coding sequence ATGACCGGTACTAACAACAGCCACTATCTTCTGCCGGGGAACCTCTTTGCCCATCCGGAGGAGCATTCCGTGCTCACGGTGCTCGGCTCCTGCGTTTCCGTCTGTCTCTGGGACCCCCGGAAGGGGATCGGAGGCATCAATCATTTCATGCTTCCCTTCTGGAACGGCGAAGGCCTCGCCTCTCCCCGGTTCGGCAACATTGCGATCGTCAGGCTGATCGACAAGATGCTCGCACTTGGCGCAGACCGGCGAAACCTGCAGGCCAAGGTTTTCGGCGGCGGCGACATGCTCAAGGCCACAAGCGCCTGCATGAACATCGGTCAGCGCAACATCGTGCTGGCCCAGGACATGCTGCGGGATGAACGGCTCCCGGTCGTGGGGTCCGATACCGGCGGAAAACACGGCCGAAAGCTCCTGTTCAATACCCGGTCGGGGGTCGTGCTCGTCAAGCCGCTGGCAAGGCAGATCGATGACCTCAACATCTGA